From Pseudoleptotrichia goodfellowii, a single genomic window includes:
- a CDS encoding arsenate reductase family protein: MRIYYYPSCSTCKKALKWLDNNEIAYEKKHIVDAKLTTKEIEDIFKKSGLPIQKLFNTSGRVYKELNLKDKLKDMTEKEKLELLASDGMLLKRPILVNRTFALIGFKEDEYKEKLV, encoded by the coding sequence ATGAGAATATATTATTACCCGTCATGCAGTACGTGCAAAAAAGCTTTGAAATGGTTGGATAACAATGAAATTGCTTATGAGAAAAAACATATTGTAGATGCAAAACTCACAACAAAAGAAATAGAAGATATTTTCAAAAAAAGCGGTCTGCCTATTCAAAAGCTTTTTAATACAAGCGGCAGAGTTTATAAAGAGTTGAATTTAAAAGATAAACTGAAAGATATGACAGAAAAAGAAAAACTCGAATTACTCGCATCAGACGGAATGCTTTTGAAAAGACCTATTCTTGTAAACAGAACATTTGCGTTGATAGGATTTAAAGAAGACGAATACAAAGAAAAATTAGTATAG
- the xseA gene encoding exodeoxyribonuclease VII large subunit — translation MEQTVFSVSEVNRAVKQFLEGTSTFKNILIQGELSNITYYRSGHLYFTLKDDKASVKCAIFKYIYKNIPTDLKEGDQVKITGSATIYEASGSFQIIAEALEKTDKLGSLYEKLERLKKLYLEKGYFDESNKKPLPLLPVNIGVVTAETGAAIRDIINTAHKRFKNVNIYLYPAKVQGEGSAAEVSAGIEFFNKMKKEEQLDTDVLIVGRGGGSIEDLWSFNEEAVIEAVFRSEIPIISAVGHEIDNLLSDLVADKRAATPTQAAEILIPVKEELIRNLEIRKNNVNKLLLNKVTLMKKELEQRKNNYYIKNYIGILNDKKFQLIEKEQRITRELKRIVERAREQFDYRKKKFEKTDLKMILNDKKDKLNTFEKKLNNKISEILRELKKDLEYKTAKLSKYSINDILKQGYTITRKNGKVVKRGIELSKSDNIEIQFSDMKVKSTVK, via the coding sequence ATGGAACAGACTGTATTTTCAGTAAGTGAAGTAAACAGGGCAGTAAAGCAGTTTCTTGAAGGAACTTCGACTTTTAAGAATATCCTTATTCAGGGAGAGTTGTCAAATATTACTTATTACCGTTCAGGACACTTGTATTTCACTCTAAAAGATGACAAAGCAAGTGTAAAATGTGCTATATTCAAATACATTTATAAAAATATTCCTACAGATTTGAAAGAAGGCGATCAGGTAAAAATAACAGGAAGTGCTACAATATATGAAGCAAGCGGCTCCTTTCAGATAATAGCAGAAGCCCTTGAAAAAACCGACAAATTGGGCTCACTGTATGAAAAGTTGGAAAGGCTGAAAAAACTTTATCTGGAAAAGGGATATTTTGATGAGTCCAACAAAAAACCTCTCCCACTATTGCCTGTAAATATCGGAGTAGTAACTGCCGAAACTGGAGCTGCAATCAGAGATATTATAAATACCGCTCATAAAAGATTCAAAAATGTCAACATTTATCTTTACCCTGCGAAAGTCCAGGGAGAAGGCTCTGCTGCCGAAGTTTCTGCAGGAATAGAATTTTTTAATAAAATGAAAAAAGAAGAACAACTTGATACAGATGTTCTTATAGTAGGTCGTGGAGGAGGAAGTATAGAAGATTTATGGTCATTTAATGAAGAAGCTGTAATTGAAGCTGTTTTCAGGTCTGAAATTCCTATAATTTCAGCAGTCGGTCATGAAATCGATAATCTTTTGTCAGATTTAGTTGCCGACAAAAGAGCAGCTACTCCTACTCAGGCTGCAGAAATATTGATTCCTGTAAAAGAAGAACTGATTAGAAATCTTGAAATAAGGAAAAATAATGTAAATAAACTTCTACTCAATAAAGTAACTCTTATGAAAAAAGAACTTGAACAAAGAAAAAACAACTATTATATTAAAAATTATATTGGAATTTTAAACGATAAAAAATTTCAATTAATAGAAAAAGAACAGAGAATAACAAGAGAGCTTAAAAGAATCGTAGAAAGAGCAAGAGAACAGTTTGATTACAGAAAGAAAAAATTTGAAAAGACAGATTTAAAAATGATTTTAAATGATAAAAAAGATAAACTGAATACTTTTGAAAAAAAACTTAATAATAAAATTTCCGAAATATTAAGAGAACTGAAAAAAGATTTGGAGTATAAAACAGCAAAACTTTCAAAGTATTCCATAAATGATATATTAAAACAGGGTTACACTATTACAAGAAAAAACGGTAAAGTTGTTAAAAGAGGAATAGAATTAAGCAAATCCGACAATATTGAAATACAATTTTCCGATATGAAAGTAAAAAGTACAGTCAAGTAA
- a CDS encoding deoxycytidylate deaminase, producing MNKRDDYLSWDEYFMGIAFLSGMRSKDPSTQVGACIIDEDKKIIGIGYNGFPMGSSDDNMPWNKEGDFLNTKYPYVVHAELNAILNSIKSLKNAIIYVTHFPCNECAKAIVQSGIKKVIYFSDKHKSLDATKASRKIFENAGVETIHLEIDKKEILIRFRD from the coding sequence ATGAATAAAAGAGATGACTATTTATCTTGGGACGAATATTTTATGGGTATAGCATTTTTATCGGGAATGAGAAGCAAGGATCCGTCTACTCAAGTCGGAGCCTGTATTATCGATGAGGACAAAAAAATAATCGGAATCGGGTATAACGGCTTTCCTATGGGCAGTTCCGATGACAATATGCCCTGGAATAAAGAAGGCGACTTCCTGAATACAAAATATCCTTATGTAGTTCATGCCGAATTAAATGCTATCCTTAACAGCATAAAATCTCTTAAAAATGCGATTATTTATGTTACTCATTTTCCGTGTAATGAATGTGCAAAAGCTATCGTTCAATCGGGGATAAAAAAAGTAATCTACTTTTCCGACAAACATAAATCGCTTGATGCCACAAAGGCTTCAAGAAAAATTTTTGAAAATGCCGGTGTAGAAACTATCCATTTGGAAATAGATAAAAAAGAAATTTTGATAAGATTTAGGGATTAG
- the uvrB gene encoding excinuclease ABC subunit UvrB: protein MDFKIHSKFQPTGDQPQAIDKIVENIENGITDQILLGVTGSGKTFTVANVIERINRPALIMAPNKTLAAQLYNEYKHFFPENAVEYFVSYYDYYQPEAYIMQTDTYIEKDSSVNDEIDKFRHAATAALLNRRDVIIVASVSAIYGLGSPEAYKKRSIPIDVSTGFDRNELIKRLISLRYERNDIAFERGKFRVKGDVLDLHPSYQDTGYRFEFFGDDLESIAEINTLTGQKIREIQRLTIMPATHYLSTEDSEKMFESIKSELHDRINFFEIQNKLLEAQRIKQRTEYDLEMIAEIGYCKGVENYSRYLTGKNEGEAPDTLIDYFPDDMVVFLDESHISVPQINGMYKGDRARKESLVNNGFRLPSAFDNRPLKFEEFFAKVPQVVYISATPSDYELEQSKEEIIEQLVRPTGIVEPDIEIRPTKNQIDDLMDEIKIRTAKKERVLVTTLTKKMAEELTDYYLEFGIKVKYMHSDIDTLERTEIIRGLRKGEFDVLVGINLLREGLDIPEVSLVAILEADKEGYLRSRRSLIQTMGRAARNVNGQVILYADTVTGSMKEAIDEVNRRREVQEKYNIDNNINPKTIEREIAESIVDYEIIKEDSVDRVKKDYKNQAEIEKEIKRLNKEIKKAAEELNFEEAIKLRDKMNELKKLILEL, encoded by the coding sequence ATGGATTTTAAAATACATTCAAAATTTCAGCCCACAGGTGATCAGCCTCAAGCGATAGATAAAATAGTGGAAAATATTGAAAATGGTATTACTGACCAGATTCTTTTAGGTGTAACAGGGTCGGGAAAAACTTTTACCGTTGCCAATGTAATCGAACGGATAAACCGTCCTGCACTGATTATGGCTCCGAATAAAACTCTTGCGGCACAATTATATAATGAATACAAACATTTTTTCCCTGAAAATGCGGTGGAATATTTTGTTTCATATTATGATTACTACCAGCCGGAAGCCTATATAATGCAGACAGATACTTATATTGAAAAAGATTCTTCGGTAAATGATGAAATCGACAAATTTCGACACGCTGCAACAGCTGCTCTTCTTAATCGACGAGATGTAATAATAGTTGCTTCGGTTTCAGCCATTTATGGATTGGGATCTCCCGAAGCCTATAAAAAACGTTCTATCCCTATTGATGTGTCTACAGGATTTGACAGGAACGAACTTATAAAAAGACTTATTTCATTGAGATACGAGCGAAATGACATTGCTTTTGAGAGGGGAAAATTCAGAGTGAAAGGCGATGTACTTGACTTACATCCAAGTTATCAGGACACAGGATACAGATTTGAGTTTTTCGGAGATGATTTGGAGAGCATTGCGGAGATTAACACTCTTACAGGACAGAAAATAAGAGAGATACAAAGATTGACAATAATGCCCGCTACTCACTATTTATCAACCGAAGATTCTGAGAAAATGTTTGAAAGTATTAAATCTGAACTGCATGACAGAATAAACTTTTTTGAAATACAGAATAAACTTCTCGAAGCACAGAGAATAAAGCAGAGAACTGAATATGATTTGGAAATGATAGCAGAAATAGGCTATTGCAAAGGAGTCGAAAATTATTCGAGATATTTGACAGGAAAAAATGAGGGAGAGGCTCCCGATACTCTTATTGACTATTTTCCCGATGATATGGTAGTTTTTCTTGACGAGTCGCATATATCTGTTCCCCAAATAAACGGAATGTACAAAGGAGACAGAGCAAGAAAAGAGTCTCTTGTAAATAACGGCTTCCGATTGCCGAGTGCTTTTGACAACAGGCCTTTAAAATTTGAAGAATTTTTTGCAAAAGTTCCTCAAGTAGTATATATTTCAGCAACTCCGAGTGATTATGAACTGGAACAGTCCAAAGAAGAAATAATTGAACAGCTTGTGAGACCTACAGGAATTGTAGAACCTGATATTGAAATAAGACCGACTAAAAATCAGATTGACGATTTAATGGATGAAATAAAAATAAGAACTGCAAAAAAAGAAAGAGTATTAGTTACAACCCTCACAAAAAAAATGGCAGAGGAGCTTACCGACTATTATCTTGAATTCGGGATAAAAGTGAAATACATGCACTCGGATATTGATACTCTTGAAAGAACCGAAATAATTAGAGGACTTAGAAAAGGGGAATTTGATGTGCTGGTCGGAATAAACCTTTTAAGAGAGGGACTGGATATTCCTGAAGTTTCCCTTGTTGCAATACTTGAAGCTGACAAAGAAGGATATTTGCGTTCAAGACGTTCATTGATACAGACGATGGGTCGTGCTGCCAGAAACGTAAACGGACAGGTTATCCTCTATGCCGACACTGTAACAGGCTCTATGAAAGAAGCTATCGACGAAGTTAATCGTCGTCGTGAAGTTCAGGAAAAATATAACATTGACAACAATATAAATCCGAAAACTATTGAAAGAGAGATAGCCGAATCTATTGTAGATTACGAAATTATAAAAGAAGACAGCGTGGATAGAGTCAAAAAAGACTATAAAAATCAGGCTGAAATTGAAAAAGAAATCAAACGGCTTAATAAAGAAATTAAAAAAGCTGCCGAAGAGCTCAATTTTGAAGAAGCTATAAAACTTCGAGATAAAATGAATGAGCTGAAAAAGCTGATACTGGAATTGTAG
- the pflA gene encoding pyruvate formate-lyase-activating protein has translation MIGYIHSFESFGTKDGPGIRFVLFMQGCPLRCLYCHNVDTWNVKDKKFMMTPEEVMKEILKVKGFIRTGGVTVSGGEPLLQPEFITELFKLCKENDIHTAVDTSGYMFNNKVKEVLKWTDLVLLDIKHINPNKYKKLTSVSLDHTLEFAEYLSEINKNAWIRYVLVPGYSDDEEDLHEWAKFVSQFKNITRVDILPFHQMGGYKWKEVGKEYKLADVKPPSREEVKKVEGIFKSYGLNVGI, from the coding sequence ATGATAGGATATATACATTCTTTTGAATCTTTCGGGACAAAAGACGGTCCGGGAATCAGATTTGTCTTATTTATGCAGGGGTGCCCCCTTCGATGCCTGTATTGTCATAATGTCGATACATGGAATGTAAAAGATAAAAAATTTATGATGACACCCGAAGAAGTGATGAAAGAGATCTTAAAAGTAAAAGGATTTATAAGAACAGGCGGAGTTACGGTTTCAGGAGGAGAGCCGCTGTTACAGCCTGAATTTATAACCGAATTATTCAAATTATGTAAAGAAAATGATATTCATACTGCGGTCGATACATCAGGATATATGTTTAATAACAAAGTCAAAGAAGTTTTGAAGTGGACCGATCTCGTTTTGCTTGACATAAAACATATAAATCCGAATAAATATAAAAAGCTGACTTCAGTGAGTCTTGATCATACATTGGAATTTGCTGAATATTTGTCTGAAATAAATAAAAACGCATGGATTAGATATGTTCTCGTGCCGGGATATTCAGATGATGAAGAAGATTTACATGAATGGGCAAAGTTTGTTTCTCAGTTTAAAAATATAACAAGAGTCGATATTCTTCCTTTTCATCAAATGGGCGGATACAAATGGAAAGAAGTAGGAAAAGAATATAAACTTGCTGATGTAAAACCCCCTTCAAGAGAAGAAGTTAAAAAAGTGGAAGGAATTTTTAAATCTTATGGGTTGAATGTGGGGATTTGA